A region of Reichenbachiella carrageenanivorans DNA encodes the following proteins:
- a CDS encoding SusC/RagA family TonB-linked outer membrane protein yields the protein MDRTLLKILLVCLILTCHQSLLAQHKVTGTVYDNSGPLIGATVQLENSAVGVICDIDGNFSIEVPDENASIKVSFVGYEPQTVFVGTRTRVDVSLILNVNELEEVVVSALGFEQKKDNLGSTSSVVKTEELLRSGETTIINSLSGKVAGVKVTRGNGDPGAGASIQIRGQNTIGGSTQPLIIVDGVPLANNSINGAGNGITGGSSGGTSQQSRLNDINPNDIESMQVLKGASAASLWGSRAANGVIVITTKRGKSGRPKIEYNATYSLDEINVKHPMQSTYGQGANGAWDPTARNSWGDRIADRSGTPDEVDFFGEYFEAADGTLYYPIVSKNSQETYVDRNFDQVFQRGHFFQQDLSISGGGDKSTFFFSFGKLDQEGIIRNSDYNRYNVRLNGDTRFNDWLSMSAKASYTNTNSNRIQQNSNVSGMYVGLLRSAPDFNNADYIGTYYDGLGGIYERRQRAYRNQLGQNEDPIYTNPQWATDEQLATTQVDRFTITPQINVDPLDWLGFTFRGGADVFTDTREYFFPKNSASAGRKIGVQAQDILTRKQLNFDAITKMSFNLNKDIGLQTTLGWNITQSEGESFYMHVENFEANTDFATFELVTNQNFSSLSKTAFITRSNRGYAQASVDLYDQVFVNVNGALEAASTIADNFFYPSTDVAWQFTRLPIFNNQNILSFGKIRGSWGKVGIRPSAHRSQTLTDGGFSVSTYNDALDVSVFGGGFRLDDDQGNDDLRPEVKTEYEAGADFRFLKDKLNVSFTYYYNKIEDILLDIAKPASTGFTNIYMNAGSMENRGVELELDYQLLRTPDWSINVSANFNRNRNEVLSLYGAESVNLTGEAISSRAVVGEPLGVLWANKAERNEDGTLALDANGFPLTDVLGGVVGDPNPEWRGGAALDLRWKNLKLNLLFEHSHGGQFADRTRMVLYGFGTHADVGNDVTLGQDVRNLNGQLFTAGTTVRGNVADFGAGPVLLDEAWYTTKGGGFGSGVIYELLISEDASWTKLREVSLGYTLNTPWLQETLKLSSVEFTATGRNLALWTDIIGIDPETSQFGVNNGFGTEYFTNPSSRSVLFSVKITY from the coding sequence ATGGATAGAACGTTACTTAAAATTTTATTGGTTTGTCTTATTCTGACTTGTCACCAATCGTTGCTAGCACAGCATAAGGTGACAGGTACAGTATATGACAACAGTGGCCCTTTAATAGGGGCTACCGTGCAGCTAGAAAATTCGGCTGTTGGTGTAATATGTGATATTGATGGAAATTTTTCTATCGAAGTGCCAGACGAAAATGCCTCGATCAAGGTCAGCTTTGTGGGGTATGAACCACAAACGGTATTTGTAGGCACACGTACCCGTGTGGATGTGAGCCTCATTCTAAATGTAAACGAGTTAGAAGAGGTTGTTGTCAGTGCACTTGGATTTGAGCAAAAAAAGGACAACTTGGGCTCTACCTCTTCTGTAGTAAAGACCGAAGAACTATTGCGATCTGGAGAGACCACCATTATCAATAGTTTGTCTGGCAAAGTCGCAGGTGTTAAAGTAACCAGAGGCAATGGAGACCCAGGAGCTGGTGCTTCTATCCAGATCAGAGGGCAAAATACGATCGGAGGATCAACTCAGCCTTTGATTATTGTAGATGGAGTGCCATTGGCGAATAACAGTATAAATGGTGCTGGAAATGGAATCACAGGTGGTTCTTCAGGAGGTACTTCCCAGCAGTCCCGACTCAACGATATAAATCCCAACGATATAGAATCGATGCAAGTACTGAAAGGTGCATCGGCAGCGTCTCTTTGGGGGTCTAGAGCGGCTAATGGTGTGATCGTAATTACCACCAAAAGAGGGAAGTCAGGTAGGCCAAAAATCGAATACAATGCAACCTATTCATTAGATGAAATAAATGTAAAGCACCCGATGCAGAGCACTTATGGTCAAGGGGCTAATGGTGCCTGGGATCCTACCGCTCGAAACTCATGGGGAGATAGGATTGCCGATCGGTCAGGAACGCCAGATGAAGTCGATTTCTTTGGCGAATATTTTGAGGCTGCCGATGGCACACTGTACTATCCAATTGTCTCCAAAAATTCGCAGGAAACTTATGTAGACCGAAATTTTGATCAAGTTTTTCAAAGAGGACACTTTTTTCAACAAGATCTATCCATCAGTGGAGGTGGAGACAAATCAACTTTCTTTTTCAGTTTCGGAAAATTGGATCAAGAGGGCATCATTCGTAATAGCGATTACAACAGGTATAATGTTCGGCTCAATGGAGATACCCGATTCAATGATTGGTTGAGCATGAGTGCCAAGGCTTCTTATACCAATACCAATTCGAACAGAATTCAGCAAAATTCAAATGTGTCGGGTATGTATGTGGGTTTGCTCAGGTCTGCCCCAGATTTTAACAATGCCGATTATATAGGAACGTATTATGACGGATTGGGAGGGATATATGAACGAAGGCAGCGGGCATATAGAAATCAGCTCGGCCAAAATGAAGACCCAATATATACCAATCCACAGTGGGCTACAGACGAGCAGTTGGCCACTACTCAAGTGGATCGTTTTACTATTACCCCTCAGATCAATGTAGATCCGTTAGATTGGTTAGGGTTTACATTTAGAGGAGGAGCGGATGTTTTCACTGATACTCGTGAATATTTCTTTCCGAAAAATTCTGCGTCAGCAGGTAGAAAAATCGGAGTTCAGGCACAAGATATACTCACAAGGAAACAATTGAATTTTGATGCGATTACAAAAATGTCTTTTAATCTAAATAAAGACATTGGATTGCAAACCACATTGGGATGGAATATCACTCAAAGTGAAGGAGAGTCTTTTTATATGCATGTGGAAAACTTTGAGGCCAATACAGATTTCGCCACTTTTGAGTTGGTCACCAATCAGAATTTTTCCAGTCTTAGCAAGACGGCATTTATTACCAGATCAAACAGAGGATACGCACAGGCTTCAGTAGATCTCTATGATCAGGTATTTGTAAATGTGAATGGTGCACTAGAAGCAGCATCTACTATCGCAGACAACTTCTTTTATCCTTCTACCGACGTCGCTTGGCAGTTTACACGGTTGCCCATATTTAATAACCAAAATATTTTATCGTTTGGTAAAATTCGAGGGTCTTGGGGTAAAGTAGGTATCAGACCGTCGGCTCACAGATCGCAAACACTTACTGATGGCGGTTTTTCAGTCAGTACTTATAACGATGCCTTGGATGTATCCGTCTTCGGTGGAGGCTTCAGGTTAGACGATGATCAGGGAAATGATGACCTAAGGCCTGAGGTGAAAACCGAATACGAAGCAGGAGCGGATTTTAGGTTTTTAAAAGATAAGCTAAACGTGTCTTTCACCTACTATTACAATAAAATAGAAGACATACTTCTCGATATCGCTAAGCCTGCATCTACTGGATTTACCAATATATACATGAATGCAGGCTCGATGGAGAACAGAGGGGTCGAGCTAGAATTAGACTATCAGTTGCTCAGAACACCTGATTGGTCGATAAACGTGAGTGCCAATTTTAACAGAAACAGAAATGAGGTATTGAGCCTGTACGGGGCAGAATCTGTTAATCTAACAGGAGAAGCCATCAGCTCGAGGGCTGTGGTAGGAGAGCCACTAGGAGTGCTCTGGGCCAACAAGGCGGAGAGAAATGAGGATGGTACATTAGCGTTAGATGCTAACGGTTTTCCTTTGACCGACGTTTTGGGCGGTGTAGTGGGCGACCCAAACCCAGAATGGAGGGGAGGAGCTGCCTTGGATTTGCGTTGGAAAAACCTAAAGCTTAACCTACTTTTTGAGCATTCTCATGGTGGGCAGTTTGCAGACCGGACCAGAATGGTGCTTTATGGGTTTGGAACACATGCAGATGTGGGCAATGACGTAACCTTGGGGCAAGATGTTCGCAATCTAAACGGTCAGCTTTTTACTGCCGGCACTACAGTGAGAGGCAACGTGGCAGACTTTGGAGCAGGCCCAGTGCTATTAGATGAGGCATGGTACACTACCAAAGGGGGTGGATTTGGCTCTGGTGTTATTTATGAATTGTTAATTAGTGAAGATGCGAGCTGGACCAAGTTGAGAGAAGTTTCCTTGGGCTATACCCTCAATACACCTTGGCTACAGGAGACGCTTAAATTGAGTAGTGTAGAATTTACAGCGACAGGCAGGAATCTCGCGCTTTGGACAGATATCATCGGCATAGATCCTGAAACCAGTCAATTCGGAGTGAACAATGGTTTTGGAACTGAGTATTTCACCAATCCTAGTTCGAGATCAGTCCTATTCTCGGTCAAAATCACTTATTAA
- a CDS encoding FecR family protein, which translates to MTDKNIHTNDPISFLASDEKFQDWVWRGEHAAYWETWFEQHSEYRPYKDQAKLLVLAFKPLSTTQITQIPVGAFSNRKTKPFWAQPAVWRYAASISLLLLFAWGLFQWSEPATMIYATGYGEQKTFVLADQTQITLQANSSLEVFTHWDESSSRSVRLIGGEAFFEVTKKPLATRPKFEVHANELTVEVLGTSFAVRSRRQRTDIALIEGKVNVLVSDRLKATLKPGNTCSYLPNGKFEKADQGAEDDTAWLSRKLHLHMTPTAEVAQTMEDLYGVSVVFADAYQGKKLSGNLPLDDLDVLLSAIAISLDAQVHHDNQIIHIK; encoded by the coding sequence ATGACAGACAAAAACATCCATACGAACGATCCGATAAGTTTCTTAGCGTCTGATGAAAAATTTCAGGACTGGGTTTGGCGTGGTGAGCACGCTGCCTACTGGGAGACATGGTTTGAGCAGCATAGCGAATATCGACCTTACAAGGATCAGGCGAAGTTACTTGTACTTGCCTTTAAGCCTTTATCCACTACACAGATAACGCAGATTCCAGTTGGGGCCTTTTCAAATCGTAAAACGAAGCCATTTTGGGCACAGCCAGCAGTTTGGAGATATGCCGCTTCTATTTCTTTACTTCTCTTGTTTGCATGGGGGTTGTTCCAATGGTCGGAGCCAGCGACTATGATCTATGCTACGGGATATGGTGAGCAAAAGACTTTTGTGCTTGCAGACCAAACTCAAATCACCTTACAGGCAAATTCTAGTTTAGAGGTCTTCACCCATTGGGATGAGTCCTCCAGTAGGTCTGTCCGCCTCATCGGTGGAGAAGCTTTTTTTGAGGTTACCAAAAAACCGCTGGCTACCAGACCAAAATTCGAAGTACATGCCAATGAGCTGACAGTAGAAGTATTGGGCACTTCCTTTGCTGTCCGATCCAGAAGGCAGCGTACCGATATAGCCTTGATAGAAGGTAAGGTAAATGTGCTGGTTTCGGATAGACTCAAGGCGACTCTGAAACCTGGAAATACATGCTCCTATTTGCCAAATGGCAAATTTGAAAAGGCCGACCAGGGAGCCGAAGATGACACCGCATGGCTCAGTAGAAAGCTTCATTTGCACATGACACCTACAGCCGAAGTGGCACAAACCATGGAGGATTTATATGGCGTATCTGTAGTATTTGCAGACGCATATCAAGGCAAAAAATTGTCGGGTAATCTACCCCTAGACGACCTTGATGTTTTGCTATCGGCCATAGCGATATCTCTAGATGCTCAAGTTCATCACGACAATCAGATCATTCATATTAAATAA
- a CDS encoding RNA polymerase sigma factor, translating to MKKQQRESNGYEGLEDVALWALVAKSDLKALAYIYEKQYTNLYYFGLSCSKDEGLTEDAIQDLFIKVWDKRTSIHIKLSIKSYLISALRRIIIDKLTAQKKVLSVDGEFPEGFEPSLSVQDLMISEELDEERRGQIEHALSLLTKKQREMIYLRFFQEMSYDEIAESLKIRNQSVRNCIYEAMKIMKGSLSIILLVLGGLAHW from the coding sequence ATGAAAAAACAGCAAAGAGAGAGTAATGGTTATGAGGGGTTGGAAGATGTTGCTCTTTGGGCGTTGGTTGCAAAATCAGACCTGAAGGCCTTGGCCTATATCTATGAAAAACAGTACACCAATCTCTATTATTTTGGACTTAGTTGCAGCAAAGATGAGGGGCTGACAGAAGATGCTATTCAAGACCTTTTTATCAAAGTCTGGGACAAACGTACCAGTATCCATATCAAATTAAGCATCAAATCTTATCTGATCTCTGCTTTGAGGAGAATTATTATAGATAAGCTGACTGCTCAAAAAAAGGTATTATCAGTCGATGGTGAATTCCCCGAAGGCTTCGAACCTTCATTGTCTGTTCAAGATTTGATGATCTCAGAAGAACTGGACGAAGAGCGGAGAGGGCAGATAGAGCATGCCCTTAGCCTACTTACCAAAAAACAGAGAGAAATGATCTATCTCAGGTTTTTTCAGGAGATGTCATACGATGAAATCGCAGAATCACTTAAAATCAGAAACCAATCTGTAAGAAACTGTATCTATGAGGCGATGAAAATCATGAAAGGTTCACTGTCGATTATATTGCTTGTGTTGGGTGGATTAGCTCATTGGTGA
- a CDS encoding SusD/RagB family nutrient-binding outer membrane lipoprotein, whose protein sequence is MAGLKKKYVGWLLVVLGFVSCDFGDTNIDPTSFADVNVSLLLPSAQAQTVKNLSSIGLRVTGSVIQHFEGIEAQTETYTSYLINENELDQYWRTGLYAAALRDSHLIINKSDGRYPHYEGVAKILIAINLGIATTFWGDVPYSDAFVEDNNTPKYDEQYQIYERIQELLGAAILDLAAPSELEPRRDDLIFGGDIDAWVATARALQARYYLHLSKRDPEAANKALAAIGAGAELGIDNTPEFPYADNLNEANPFARFGEDRPNQLALGDFMTSILSSTNDPRMSVYSVFSNGVNLLYDRDNSQLYWGQFDAPMALTTVTEVQFIKAECYLRQGNEAQAEQMLQQAIESSMDGLGISKPEIDTFLIHLPQLTTLSGFEEQLQLIIEQKYVAQFVQGSIESWVDYRRTGYPVLIPPSNANESFNPTKVVPRRYLYPISERITNADNLQQAIQRQGGHLLDIDMWAFK, encoded by the coding sequence ATGGCTGGGTTAAAGAAGAAATATGTAGGCTGGTTATTAGTCGTATTAGGTTTCGTTTCTTGTGATTTCGGAGATACTAATATTGACCCAACCTCTTTTGCAGATGTAAATGTTAGTCTCCTGCTTCCTTCTGCTCAAGCACAGACGGTTAAAAATCTATCCTCTATAGGTTTACGAGTTACGGGTTCGGTTATCCAACATTTCGAAGGTATCGAAGCGCAGACAGAGACATATACTTCTTATTTAATCAATGAAAATGAGTTAGACCAATATTGGCGTACAGGGTTGTATGCAGCAGCACTTAGAGATAGCCATCTTATCATCAATAAAAGTGATGGACGCTACCCTCATTATGAAGGAGTGGCTAAAATACTTATCGCGATCAATTTGGGCATTGCTACTACCTTCTGGGGAGATGTGCCTTATAGCGATGCTTTTGTAGAAGACAATAATACCCCTAAATATGATGAGCAGTATCAGATTTATGAACGCATCCAAGAGTTATTAGGAGCGGCTATACTGGATCTAGCTGCTCCTAGCGAATTAGAGCCTAGGCGCGATGACCTCATATTCGGTGGTGATATAGATGCGTGGGTGGCTACTGCTAGAGCTCTTCAGGCCAGATACTATCTGCATTTGTCTAAAAGAGACCCAGAGGCAGCGAACAAAGCCCTGGCAGCTATTGGTGCGGGTGCTGAGTTGGGGATAGATAATACGCCTGAATTTCCATATGCCGACAATTTAAACGAAGCAAATCCGTTTGCTAGATTCGGTGAAGATAGACCCAATCAATTGGCATTAGGTGATTTTATGACATCTATATTGTCATCTACCAACGATCCTAGAATGTCTGTTTATAGTGTTTTTTCCAATGGGGTCAATTTGCTGTATGATAGAGACAATAGTCAACTATATTGGGGACAGTTTGATGCACCTATGGCTTTGACGACAGTAACCGAAGTTCAGTTTATTAAGGCTGAGTGTTATCTAAGACAAGGCAACGAAGCACAGGCAGAGCAAATGCTACAGCAGGCAATTGAATCTAGTATGGACGGTTTGGGTATTTCTAAACCAGAGATTGATACTTTTTTGATTCACTTGCCGCAGCTCACTACCTTGTCTGGCTTCGAAGAGCAATTGCAGTTGATCATCGAACAAAAATATGTAGCCCAATTTGTACAAGGTAGTATAGAGTCTTGGGTTGATTATCGCCGAACTGGCTATCCAGTTCTGATTCCACCGTCTAATGCTAATGAAAGTTTCAATCCAACTAAGGTGGTACCCCGCAGGTATTTGTATCCTATCAGCGAGCGAATTACCAATGCAGACAATTTACAACAAGCCATCCAGAGACAAGGAGGTCATTTGCTAGATATTGATATGTGGGCTTTTAAATGA
- a CDS encoding SusC/RagA family TonB-linked outer membrane protein — protein MAKWSEYTRFLPIVSEVRSSLIVRSVHSIAWLWAVSFSVSYAQIKDHSNSAQIVKKTSLGEILDQIASQYQVDFVYESEVVNRALGEFEIDAQGEIETVLTQLLSPLHLRFIKVSDNIYAIKFDGIPHEKVVISGIVRTHTGNQVLPGVSVRSTTSNVGTITDVDGQFSVLLDQNSDERLTFSYVGYEKTEVKLGDATYLEVQLKQDDLELSEVVVVASGMNGNKRELGYSVQNVDLADVIQSHESNLVSALSAKAAGVNVIGTSGSPGASANIQIRGYKSINSSNQPLFVLDGMIISNTTSGNTSGGVDVSNRVIDINPHDINKITILKGPAATVLYGSRAANGAVMINTNRGTESKTRIAFYSETGFSKVNKLPAKQRTYAQGRPYTGVFVYRGPETGEPNSYGPRIDQLEYDGDTSYPYDTNGSLVPIGTGNGKPANSYDDYDAFWVTGYRLDNNISFTGGSNLIKYYFSLGHLFQSGIIPTSTFVRTSMKANIDFDLTSKWRVGVSTSLVNSGGERVRRGSNVSGVTAALYRNTTTFDIGNGKTGKSASNDPTSYQLPNGEQRAYRGNALYDNPFWVTNKIPYTDKVNRVIANTHFSYDWTSWLFLTAKIGIDNYIDSRDSAWDINSSSEPSGRVDQSTLFSRRYNVDFNINLNKDLSPKFSLQSTIGYNYYSQLFEAKTTTGTDLAIYGFYDISNATQVISDREINRSKLVGVFADVKLSYQDYLFLQLAGRNDWSSTLPKKNNAYFYPAASLAIDLAEGLRMSSSAISQVKLRGSYGLVGNDPTIYQTQDSYRNTVIDGDGILSSSEFPAFNVNAFERNGRKGNDELLPEVTKTIELGTDLGLFNHTWNIDVTYYKAITSDALVTVTLPGPSGYTSIVENSGEIENKGLEIATQMYWVDRKDWTWTTNLNYTRNRSMVRSLGENIERVTLAEFSNISSINLVGQPFGVFSGTRYRRDDQNRLVIGSDGFPLIDTEQGLIGDPNPDWTLGISNRFRYKSLTLSILWDIKKGGDMWNGTKGVMDYLGISKESGDLREVKDYVFDGVLANGQVNDIPVDFANPALGLNGIYWRIGGFLGVAENNIEDASWARLRELTLDFELPRNWIEDMKIFSSLNVSLYGRNLWLITDYSGIDPETNLYGPSNAQGWDYFNLPNTKSYGFVLNAKFN, from the coding sequence ATGGCAAAGTGGTCAGAATATACTAGGTTCCTGCCAATAGTAAGCGAGGTCAGGTCTTCGCTTATTGTACGTTCTGTACATTCTATAGCTTGGTTGTGGGCGGTATCCTTTTCTGTGTCCTATGCGCAAATTAAAGACCATTCGAATTCTGCTCAAATAGTAAAAAAAACATCCCTAGGCGAAATTTTAGATCAAATAGCGTCTCAATATCAAGTAGATTTTGTGTACGAATCAGAAGTGGTAAATCGAGCACTTGGCGAATTTGAAATTGATGCCCAAGGCGAAATTGAAACTGTTTTAACTCAGCTTTTGTCTCCTCTACACTTGAGGTTCATTAAAGTATCAGATAATATTTATGCGATTAAATTTGATGGCATACCGCATGAAAAGGTAGTGATATCGGGCATAGTCCGTACTCACACAGGCAATCAGGTTTTGCCAGGGGTAAGTGTCCGGTCTACTACTTCTAATGTCGGCACCATTACCGATGTGGATGGTCAGTTTAGTGTACTTCTAGATCAGAATAGCGATGAAAGACTAACTTTTTCTTATGTGGGTTATGAGAAGACAGAGGTCAAACTTGGTGACGCTACTTATTTGGAAGTACAGTTGAAGCAGGATGATTTGGAGTTGTCAGAAGTAGTCGTCGTTGCTTCGGGAATGAATGGAAACAAAAGAGAACTAGGGTATTCGGTTCAGAATGTAGACCTAGCTGATGTGATTCAGTCGCACGAATCCAACCTAGTCAGTGCTTTAAGTGCCAAAGCTGCCGGTGTGAACGTAATTGGTACTTCTGGTTCACCAGGCGCCTCGGCCAACATTCAAATTCGAGGATACAAATCCATCAATTCATCTAATCAACCCTTGTTTGTCTTAGATGGTATGATCATTAGCAATACGACCTCGGGCAATACATCAGGCGGAGTAGATGTATCTAATCGAGTCATAGATATCAATCCACACGACATCAATAAAATCACCATTCTCAAAGGACCTGCGGCCACCGTACTTTACGGCTCACGAGCTGCCAATGGTGCTGTTATGATCAATACAAACCGAGGGACAGAGAGTAAAACAAGGATTGCTTTTTATTCGGAAACTGGATTTTCAAAAGTAAATAAACTGCCAGCAAAACAAAGAACGTATGCGCAAGGCAGACCGTATACGGGAGTCTTTGTATATCGTGGCCCAGAGACGGGAGAGCCCAATTCATACGGGCCTCGCATCGATCAATTAGAGTATGATGGTGATACTTCCTATCCGTACGACACCAACGGAAGCCTCGTCCCAATAGGTACAGGCAATGGAAAACCAGCGAATAGTTACGACGACTACGATGCCTTTTGGGTCACAGGTTATAGACTTGATAATAACATATCATTTACTGGAGGATCAAATTTGATTAAGTATTATTTCTCTCTGGGTCATTTGTTCCAATCTGGAATTATTCCTACATCTACTTTTGTTCGAACTTCAATGAAGGCGAATATTGATTTTGATCTGACAAGCAAATGGAGAGTGGGAGTATCTACTAGCTTGGTCAACTCAGGAGGTGAACGAGTTCGACGCGGATCAAATGTGTCTGGAGTCACAGCAGCTCTGTATAGAAACACGACTACATTCGATATTGGCAACGGTAAAACAGGCAAATCGGCCTCTAATGATCCTACATCCTATCAGCTACCCAATGGTGAGCAACGAGCCTATAGAGGTAACGCGCTCTACGATAACCCGTTTTGGGTCACCAACAAAATCCCATATACCGACAAAGTAAACCGAGTCATTGCCAATACCCATTTTTCGTACGACTGGACTTCATGGCTTTTTTTGACAGCCAAAATAGGAATAGATAATTATATAGACAGTCGAGATTCCGCTTGGGATATCAACTCTTCCTCTGAGCCATCAGGTAGAGTAGATCAGTCCACTTTATTTTCGCGTAGGTATAACGTGGATTTTAATATCAACCTAAACAAAGACCTCTCGCCTAAATTTTCATTACAAAGTACGATTGGATATAATTATTATAGTCAACTTTTTGAAGCAAAGACTACTACGGGCACGGATCTCGCCATTTATGGGTTTTATGATATTAGCAATGCTACTCAGGTCATTTCGGATAGAGAAATTAATAGAAGCAAGCTGGTAGGGGTGTTTGCAGATGTCAAGTTATCTTATCAAGATTATCTATTCCTGCAATTGGCTGGTAGAAATGATTGGTCATCAACTTTGCCAAAGAAAAACAACGCATATTTCTACCCAGCTGCTAGTTTGGCTATTGATCTGGCCGAAGGATTACGTATGTCTTCGTCTGCAATCAGTCAAGTAAAATTGAGAGGGTCTTATGGCCTTGTGGGCAATGACCCTACCATTTATCAAACTCAAGATTCCTATAGAAATACCGTGATCGATGGTGATGGGATATTGAGCTCGTCCGAATTTCCTGCATTCAATGTCAATGCTTTTGAGAGAAATGGGAGAAAGGGTAATGATGAACTTCTTCCTGAGGTCACAAAAACCATAGAGTTAGGTACTGATCTAGGTTTGTTCAATCACACATGGAACATAGATGTTACGTACTACAAAGCCATTACATCAGATGCGTTGGTTACCGTTACCCTGCCGGGGCCATCTGGCTACACCTCTATCGTTGAAAATTCTGGTGAAATAGAGAATAAGGGGTTGGAAATAGCAACCCAGATGTATTGGGTAGATAGAAAGGACTGGACCTGGACAACAAATCTAAATTATACGCGAAATCGATCGATGGTTCGGTCACTGGGAGAGAATATAGAGCGGGTTACTTTAGCAGAGTTTTCCAATATATCCAGCATCAATCTGGTAGGGCAGCCGTTTGGTGTCTTTAGTGGCACCCGATACAGACGGGACGATCAAAACCGATTAGTGATAGGCTCTGATGGTTTCCCTCTTATTGATACAGAGCAAGGACTGATTGGAGACCCTAATCCAGATTGGACATTAGGTATTAGTAATCGATTCAGGTACAAATCACTGACCTTATCTATACTTTGGGATATCAAAAAAGGAGGCGATATGTGGAACGGCACCAAAGGTGTAATGGACTATCTGGGTATATCCAAAGAGTCTGGGGATCTACGAGAGGTGAAGGATTATGTGTTTGATGGTGTGTTGGCTAATGGACAAGTGAATGACATTCCTGTTGATTTTGCTAATCCTGCATTGGGTCTGAATGGTATCTATTGGCGTATCGGAGGTTTTTTAGGTGTCGCAGAAAACAATATTGAAGATGCATCTTGGGCCAGATTGCGAGAGCTGACCCTCGATTTCGAACTTCCTAGAAATTGGATTGAGGATATGAAGATTTTTTCATCGCTCAACGTTTCCTTGTATGGTAGAAATTTGTGGCTTATCACAGATTACTCTGGAATAGATCCAGAGACTAACCTCTATGGCCCTTCCAATGCTCAAGGCTGGGATTATTTCAATTTACCCAATACCAAAAGCTATGGGTTTGTGTTAAATGCAAAGTTTAATTAA
- a CDS encoding FecR family protein gives MDYHKFNTEEFLADETFQNWVKDGRKDDFIQTFVRSDEEQIQKVNQASAVLNTLKAKPHPPIAPDHIKSKWGQLEHILQEDTPATTPTEVRDKSSWIRYAAAVALLMLSYVGYWYWGQPIGRIEHTTPYATNSTILLKDGTEVTLNSNSTLQVAEDLQQGNEREVWLNGEGFFRVNKDTKDNRPFVVHAGGLDIVVLGTEFNVRYRDEHTLVALREGSIMMKARDKPELMMRPGQVWNYNQTKNEWRQEKRNQEALYAWLEHKIILDDTPLIDLTNTIETNFGLKVEILDASLKTSKLSGTIPDDDLDVIFDVIQELLEVKIDRDGKVVRIY, from the coding sequence ATGGACTATCACAAGTTTAACACAGAGGAGTTTCTTGCCGACGAGACATTCCAAAATTGGGTAAAAGACGGCAGAAAGGATGATTTCATCCAAACCTTTGTACGATCAGATGAGGAGCAAATTCAAAAAGTGAATCAGGCTTCGGCAGTCTTAAATACATTGAAGGCCAAACCACATCCACCAATAGCACCTGATCATATCAAGTCAAAGTGGGGTCAGCTTGAGCATATTTTGCAGGAGGATACACCAGCTACAACTCCTACTGAAGTTAGAGATAAGAGTTCGTGGATTAGATATGCAGCTGCTGTTGCTCTACTCATGCTTTCGTATGTGGGTTATTGGTATTGGGGCCAGCCCATCGGACGAATCGAACACACGACTCCTTATGCCACCAACTCAACCATTCTACTCAAGGATGGCACAGAGGTTACTCTTAATTCCAACTCTACTTTACAAGTAGCTGAAGACCTTCAGCAAGGGAATGAACGTGAGGTATGGTTAAATGGGGAAGGTTTTTTTAGAGTAAACAAAGACACAAAAGACAATAGACCTTTTGTTGTACATGCAGGAGGCTTGGATATTGTAGTGCTTGGTACCGAGTTTAATGTCAGATACCGAGACGAGCATACGTTGGTTGCCCTTCGAGAGGGCAGTATCATGATGAAGGCTAGAGACAAACCTGAATTGATGATGCGACCTGGTCAAGTTTGGAATTACAATCAGACAAAGAATGAATGGAGGCAAGAGAAACGAAATCAAGAGGCGTTATATGCTTGGTTAGAACACAAAATAATACTTGATGACACTCCTTTGATTGATTTGACCAATACCATTGAAACAAATTTTGGTTTGAAGGTGGAGATATTAGATGCTTCACTCAAGACAAGTAAACTAAGTGGAACCATACCTGACGATGACTTGGATGTCATATTCGACGTAATACAAGAATTATTGGAAGTCAAAATAGACAGGGATGGCAAAGTGGTCAGAATATACTAG